The following coding sequences lie in one Alosa sapidissima isolate fAloSap1 chromosome 15, fAloSap1.pri, whole genome shotgun sequence genomic window:
- the synrg gene encoding synergin gamma isoform X4 — MALRPGSGGGGSFMYPVGGGLGPPQGMMPMQQQQQPQQQQAFPMVPVMQPNMQGMMGMNFRGQMAPGAMAMQGGMPMGMQAPGMQFMGQPQFMGMRAPGPQYPADLQKQMAEEHQKRLEQQQRLLEEDRKRRQFEEQKQKLRLLSSVKPKTGEKSRDDALEAIKGNLDGFSRDARMHPTPSSQSKKPDSSPLHSSSSSTTSSSSSAPPHSLPPAFPEDNDEFSDFMQGPVEASSSSSSSSAVPQPSFPTAQLPPQGSVPAPNPLLQSQPTPTAVHHSSVISSSQSAFQAGVGVYPQQEHLQPMVPSWLYNDSLIPEMFKKVLEFTMTPAGIDTAKLYPILMSSGLPREALGQIWAQANRTTPGKLTKEELYTVLALIGVAQSGIPVMSPDILNQFPSPPVPNLPGLTMAMPAVMSQHQPPIMAQPPVSMAMQNPTPAVSMAMPTAAPAISMAMPTPVAPVIGMTPNPPTAQPTSGFIASFPPVQGTKAADDDDFQDFQEAPKAGGGDDSFADFQSDSGSSFPAAAAPQSSAPAMLTPVSGSSSSSSSDKYAAFKQMSVEQPPEPAPPASDGGDKYSVFRALEPTVERKPVGEGFADFKSVSVDDGFTDFKTADSVSPLEPPDPAKVFQPAFPPPTFPPQPHSLSQQASAPLSQPPRNPLNMADLDLFSSAPSSSSSSSLPTSARPAEPQAQAPSLLLPPAQGGTAGTTDDFGDFALFGSSSSADAVTGSGTAGVGSVLAAQQQQQQQQQQDDFADFLAFGSSSESHGGSGGPQRQPSLGSCSGPDRYDVFKQLSLEGGLGSAYNDDNASGNGKDSIGGGCSGLSGGGLSGSFSSPRGSDVAADDFADFQASRLGMGTTALGGSVSDRCSPAERAFRQAKEDSASVKSLDLPSLGGSSSGGGGGREEDALSLQLDLKLVEAGGDLRHGASDSSLDLPGLSAHQPHAADSDDLKFDPFGTASSSRASYDWSDREDLSSGQDRRPQTTAQRQETTSFGSSESVTQPSVPKVTTFPSEDSGSSGGGDRFEAFARFGTGDGGEEEDDDFGDFASTVSEKSDSPPVASETGSEVTAGSEGWDEFGAFQGDKPKFGKLDFLKASSQTKVKSSEEMIKNELATFDLSVQGSHKRSHSLGEKELGPCSAPSPAPEAPFRDRSSTLSDKPTLPVIRDKYKDLTGEVEESERYAYEWQRCLESALQVITTANNTLNGISSSTVCTEVIQSAQGMEYLLGVVEVYRVTKRVELGIKATAVCSEKLQELLKNINRVWNNLMGFMSLANLTPDESSLDFSSCILRPGIKNAKELACGVCLLNVDSRSKKKEERGPLGRLFKRAFNSETDNFKLTYGGHQYHASCANFWINCVEPKPPGLILPDLL; from the exons ATGGCGCTACGGCCCGGATCAGGGGGAGGTGGCag TTTCATGTACCCTGTAGGAGGGGGCCTGGGACCTCCGCAAG GTATGATGcccatgcagcagcagcagcagccccagcagcagcaggccttCCCCATGGTGCCCGTCATGCAGCCCAACATGCAAGGCATGATGGGAATGAACTTCAGAGGCCAGATGGCACCTGGTGCCATGGCCATGCAG gGAGGGATGCCTATGGGGATGCAGGCTCCAGGTATGCAGTTCATGGGCCAGCCACAGTTTATGGGCATGAGAGCTCCTGGCCCACAGTACCCCGCAGACCTGCAGAAACAGATGGCCGAGGAGCACCA GAAACGTctggagcagcagcagcgcctCCTAGAGGAGGATCGTAAGAGGCGGCAGTTTGAGGAGCAGAAGCAGAAGCTGCGCCTCTTGAGCAGCGTCAAACCCAAG ACTGGAGAAAAGAGTCGAGACGACGCGCTTGAGGCCATCAAAGGCAACCTGGATGGCTTCAGCCGTGACGCCAGGAtgcaccccaccccatcctctCAGTCCAAGAAACCAG ACTCATCgccactccactcctcctcctcatccaccacttcctcctcctcctctgctccccctcactccctccccccTGCCTTTCCCGAGGACAATGACGAGTTTAGTGACTTTATGCAGGGGCCCGTAGAGgcgtcatcctcctcctcttcctcctccgctGTACCCCAGCCCTCGTTCCCCACGGCCCAGCTTCCCCCTCAGGGTTCTGTCCCCGCCCCCAACCCTCTCCTCCAATCCCAGCCCACCCCCACTGCCGTCCATCACTCTTCTGTCATCTCCAGCTCCCAATCTGCATTCCAAG cAGGTGTGGGGGTGTACCCACAGCAGGAACATCTGCAGCCCATGGTGCCCTCTTGGCTTTACAACGACAGCCTCATCCCAG AGATGTTTAAGAAGGTGCTGGAGTTCACCATGACGCCCGCGGGCATCGACACAGCAAAGCTCTACCCCATCCTGATGTCGTCGGGGTTACCCCGAGAGGCTCTAGGGCAGATCTGGGCCCAGGCCAATCGCACCACGCCAGGCAAGCTGACCAAGGAGGAGCTCTACACCGTCCTCGCCCTGATAGGGGTCGCACAG AGTGGCATCCCGGTGATGAGTCCCGACATCCTGAACCAGTTCCCCTCTCCGCCCGTGCCCAACCTGCCAGGCCTCACCATGGCCATGCCCGCCGTCATGTCCCAGCACCAGCCGCCAATCATGGCCCAGCCGCCCGTCTCCATGGCGATGCAGAACCCCACACCGGCCGTCTCTATGGCCATGCCCACTGCAGCGCCGGCCATCTCTATGGCGATGCCAACTCCTGTGGCACCCGTCATTGGCATGACCCCTAACCCTCCAACAGCACAGCCCACATCCGGCTTCATTGCCAGCTTTCCTCCGGTACAG GGGACCAAAGCGGCGGATGACGACGACTTCCAGGACTTCCAGGAGGCCCCGAAGGCAGGTGGAGGAGACGACTCGTTCGCCGACTTCCAGAGTGACTCAGGGAGCTCTTTTCCGGCTGCAGCCGCCCCTCAGAGCAG TGCTCCCGCCATGCTGACGCCTGTGTCTGGatcttcatcctcctcatcgTCAGACAAGTACGCCGCTTTCAAGCAGATGTCTGTGGAGCAGCCGCCAGAGCCTGCACCTCCTGCCTCAG ATGGTGGGGATAAATACAGTGTGTTCCGAGCGCTGGAGCCCACAGTGGAGCGGAAACCCGTAG GTGAAGGATTTGCCGACTTTAAGTCCGTCAGTGTTGACGATGGCTTCACCGACTTCAAGACGGCCGACAGCGTCTCTCCACTAGAGCCGCCAGACCCCGCCAAAGTCTTCCAACCTGCGTTCCCCCCTCCCACCTTTCCCCCTCagcctcactctctgtctcagcAGGCCTCGGCCCCACTCTCTCAGCCCCCCCGCAACCCCCTCAACATGGCCGACCTGGACCTCTTCTCCTCGgcaccctcttcctcctcctcttcctctctccccacctcgGCGCGTCCGGCCGAACCCCAGGCCCAGGCGCcctctctgctgctgccgccggcCCAGGGTGGCACCGCGGGAACCACAGACGACTTTGGCGACTTTGCCCTCTTCGGTTCCTCTTCCTCCGCAGACGCAGTGACGGGTTCTGGCACCGCCGGGGTCGGCTCGGTGTTGGcggcgcagcagcagcagcagcagcagcagcagcaggacgaTTTTGCCGACTTCCTGGCGTTCGGAAGCTCGTCGGAGTCCCACGGAGGCAGCGGTGGGCCCCAGAGGCAGCCCAGCTTGGGCTCCTGCTCCGGCCCTGACCGCTACGACGTCTTCAAGCAGCTGTCCCTGGAGGGAGGCCTGGGCTCCGCGTACAACGACGACAACGCCAGTGGCAATGGTAAGGACAGCATCGGCGGCGGCTGCAGCGGGCTCTCGGGCGGCGGCCTCTCCGGCTCCTTCTCCTCACCCCGCGGCAGCGACGTGGCGGCCGACGACTTCGCCGACTTCCAGGCGTCGCGCCTGGGCATGGGCACGACGGCGCTGGGTGGCTCGGTGTCGGACCGATGCAGCCCGGCCGAGCGTGCCTTCCGGCAGGCCAAGGAGGACTCTGCCTCGGTCAAATCCCTGGACCTGCCCTCGCtgggcggcagcagcagcggtggcggcggcggccgCGAGGAGGACGCCCTGTCCCTGCAGCTGGACCTCAAGCTGGTGGAGGCTGGCGGAGACCTGCGCCACGGCGCGTCCGACAGCTCGCTGGACCTGCCTGGTCTCTCCGCCCACCAGCCACACGCCGCAG ATTCTGATGACCTCAAGTTTGACCCGTTCGGCacggccagcagcagcagggccagTTACGACTGGTCCGACCGGGAGGACCTCTCGTCCGGTCAGGACCGGCGGCCCCAGACCACCGCCCAGCGGCAGGAGACCACCTCCTTCGGCAGCTCGGAGAGCGTCACCCAGCCGAGTGTCCCCAAGGTGACCACCTTCCCCAGCGAGGACAGCGGCTCTAGTGGAGGGGGTGACCGCTTCGAAGCCTTCGCCCGATTCGGCACCGGCgacggaggagaagaggaggacgaCGACTTCGGTGACTTCGCCAGCACCGTGTCGGAGAAGTCCGACTCCCCTCCGGTCGCCAGCGAGacggggtcagaggtcacggcCGGCTCCGAGGGCTGGGACGAGTTTGGGGCCTTCCAGGGTGACAAGCCCAAGTTTGGCAAGCTGGACTTCCTGAAGGCCAGCTCCCAGACCAAGGTCAAGTCCAGCGAGGAGATGATCAAGAACGAGCTGGCGACCTTTGACCTCTCTGTGCAAG gctccCACAAGCGCAGCCACAGTCTGGGTGAGAAGGAGCTGGGCCCGTGTAGCGCCCCGTCTCCCGCCCCCGAGGCTCCGTTCAGGGACCGCTCCAGCACCCTCAGCGACAAGCCCACGCTGCCCGTCATCAGGGACAAGTACAAGGACCTCACCGGAGAAGTAGAG GAGAGCGAGCGCTACGCCTACGAGTGGCAGAGGTGCCTAGAGAGCGCCCTGCAG GTGATCACTACGGCCAACAACACCCTGAATGGCATCAGCAGCTCCACTGTGTGTACGGAGGTGATCCAGTCAGCACAAGGCATGGAGTACCTGCTGG GAGTGGTGGAGGTGTATCGTGTGACCAAGCGTGTGGAACTGGGCATCAAGGCTACTGCCGTGTGCTCGGAGAAGCTTCAGGAGCTGCTGAAGAACATCAACCGTGTGTGGAATAACCTCATGGGCTTCATGTCGCTCGCCAACCTCACG cCTGACGAGAGCTCTCTGGACTTCTCCTCTTGTATTCTGCGCCCTGGCATCAAGAATGCCAAGGAGCTGGCCTGTGGAGTTTGCCTGCTCAACGTGGACTCCCGCAGCaag AAGAAAGAAGAACGAGGCCCCTTGGGACGCCTGTTTAAGAGA
- the synrg gene encoding synergin gamma isoform X6 has protein sequence MALRPGSGGGGSFMYPVGGGLGPPQGMMPMQQQQQPQQQQAFPMVPVMQPNMQGMMGMNFRGQMAPGAMAMQGGMPMGMQAPGMQFMGQPQFMGMRAPGPQYPADLQKQMAEEHQKRLEQQQRLLEEDRKRRQFEEQKQKLRLLSSVKPKTGEKSRDDALEAIKGNLDGFSRDARMHPTPSSQSKKPAGVGVYPQQEHLQPMVPSWLYNDSLIPEMFKKVLEFTMTPAGIDTAKLYPILMSSGLPREALGQIWAQANRTTPGKLTKEELYTVLALIGVAQSGIPVMSPDILNQFPSPPVPNLPGLTMAMPAVMSQHQPPIMAQPPVSMAMQNPTPAVSMAMPTAAPAISMAMPTPVAPVIGMTPNPPTAQPTSGFIASFPPVQGTKAADDDDFQDFQEAPKAGGGDDSFADFQSDSGSSFPAAAAPQSSAPAMLTPVSGSSSSSSSDKYAAFKQMSVEQPPEPAPPASDGGDKYSVFRALEPTVERKPVGEGFADFKSVSVDDGFTDFKTADSVSPLEPPDPAKVFQPAFPPPTFPPQPHSLSQQASAPLSQPPRNPLNMADLDLFSSAPSSSSSSSLPTSARPAEPQAQAPSLLLPPAQGGTAGTTDDFGDFALFGSSSSADAVTGSGTAGVGSVLAAQQQQQQQQQQDDFADFLAFGSSSESHGGSGGPQRQPSLGSCSGPDRYDVFKQLSLEGGLGSAYNDDNASGNGKDSIGGGCSGLSGGGLSGSFSSPRGSDVAADDFADFQASRLGMGTTALGGSVSDRCSPAERAFRQAKEDSASVKSLDLPSLGGSSSGGGGGREEDALSLQLDLKLVEAGGDLRHGASDSSLDLPGLSAHQPHAADSDDLKFDPFGTASSSRASYDWSDREDLSSGQDRRPQTTAQRQETTSFGSSESVTQPSVPKVTTFPSEDSGSSGGGDRFEAFARFGTGDGGEEEDDDFGDFASTVSEKSDSPPVASETGSEVTAGSEGWDEFGAFQGDKPKFGKLDFLKASSQTKVKSSEEMIKNELATFDLSVQGSHKRSHSLGEKELGPCSAPSPAPEAPFRDRSSTLSDKPTLPVIRDKYKDLTGEVEESERYAYEWQRCLESALQVITTANNTLNGISSSTVCTEVIQSAQGMEYLLGVVEVYRVTKRVELGIKATAVCSEKLQELLKNINRVWNNLMGFMSLANLTPDESSLDFSSCILRPGIKNAKELACGVCLLNVDSRSKKKEERGPLGRLFKRAFNSETDNFKLTYGGHQYHASCANFWINCVEPKPPGLILPDLL, from the exons ATGGCGCTACGGCCCGGATCAGGGGGAGGTGGCag TTTCATGTACCCTGTAGGAGGGGGCCTGGGACCTCCGCAAG GTATGATGcccatgcagcagcagcagcagccccagcagcagcaggccttCCCCATGGTGCCCGTCATGCAGCCCAACATGCAAGGCATGATGGGAATGAACTTCAGAGGCCAGATGGCACCTGGTGCCATGGCCATGCAG gGAGGGATGCCTATGGGGATGCAGGCTCCAGGTATGCAGTTCATGGGCCAGCCACAGTTTATGGGCATGAGAGCTCCTGGCCCACAGTACCCCGCAGACCTGCAGAAACAGATGGCCGAGGAGCACCA GAAACGTctggagcagcagcagcgcctCCTAGAGGAGGATCGTAAGAGGCGGCAGTTTGAGGAGCAGAAGCAGAAGCTGCGCCTCTTGAGCAGCGTCAAACCCAAG ACTGGAGAAAAGAGTCGAGACGACGCGCTTGAGGCCATCAAAGGCAACCTGGATGGCTTCAGCCGTGACGCCAGGAtgcaccccaccccatcctctCAGTCCAAGAAACCAG cAGGTGTGGGGGTGTACCCACAGCAGGAACATCTGCAGCCCATGGTGCCCTCTTGGCTTTACAACGACAGCCTCATCCCAG AGATGTTTAAGAAGGTGCTGGAGTTCACCATGACGCCCGCGGGCATCGACACAGCAAAGCTCTACCCCATCCTGATGTCGTCGGGGTTACCCCGAGAGGCTCTAGGGCAGATCTGGGCCCAGGCCAATCGCACCACGCCAGGCAAGCTGACCAAGGAGGAGCTCTACACCGTCCTCGCCCTGATAGGGGTCGCACAG AGTGGCATCCCGGTGATGAGTCCCGACATCCTGAACCAGTTCCCCTCTCCGCCCGTGCCCAACCTGCCAGGCCTCACCATGGCCATGCCCGCCGTCATGTCCCAGCACCAGCCGCCAATCATGGCCCAGCCGCCCGTCTCCATGGCGATGCAGAACCCCACACCGGCCGTCTCTATGGCCATGCCCACTGCAGCGCCGGCCATCTCTATGGCGATGCCAACTCCTGTGGCACCCGTCATTGGCATGACCCCTAACCCTCCAACAGCACAGCCCACATCCGGCTTCATTGCCAGCTTTCCTCCGGTACAG GGGACCAAAGCGGCGGATGACGACGACTTCCAGGACTTCCAGGAGGCCCCGAAGGCAGGTGGAGGAGACGACTCGTTCGCCGACTTCCAGAGTGACTCAGGGAGCTCTTTTCCGGCTGCAGCCGCCCCTCAGAGCAG TGCTCCCGCCATGCTGACGCCTGTGTCTGGatcttcatcctcctcatcgTCAGACAAGTACGCCGCTTTCAAGCAGATGTCTGTGGAGCAGCCGCCAGAGCCTGCACCTCCTGCCTCAG ATGGTGGGGATAAATACAGTGTGTTCCGAGCGCTGGAGCCCACAGTGGAGCGGAAACCCGTAG GTGAAGGATTTGCCGACTTTAAGTCCGTCAGTGTTGACGATGGCTTCACCGACTTCAAGACGGCCGACAGCGTCTCTCCACTAGAGCCGCCAGACCCCGCCAAAGTCTTCCAACCTGCGTTCCCCCCTCCCACCTTTCCCCCTCagcctcactctctgtctcagcAGGCCTCGGCCCCACTCTCTCAGCCCCCCCGCAACCCCCTCAACATGGCCGACCTGGACCTCTTCTCCTCGgcaccctcttcctcctcctcttcctctctccccacctcgGCGCGTCCGGCCGAACCCCAGGCCCAGGCGCcctctctgctgctgccgccggcCCAGGGTGGCACCGCGGGAACCACAGACGACTTTGGCGACTTTGCCCTCTTCGGTTCCTCTTCCTCCGCAGACGCAGTGACGGGTTCTGGCACCGCCGGGGTCGGCTCGGTGTTGGcggcgcagcagcagcagcagcagcagcagcagcaggacgaTTTTGCCGACTTCCTGGCGTTCGGAAGCTCGTCGGAGTCCCACGGAGGCAGCGGTGGGCCCCAGAGGCAGCCCAGCTTGGGCTCCTGCTCCGGCCCTGACCGCTACGACGTCTTCAAGCAGCTGTCCCTGGAGGGAGGCCTGGGCTCCGCGTACAACGACGACAACGCCAGTGGCAATGGTAAGGACAGCATCGGCGGCGGCTGCAGCGGGCTCTCGGGCGGCGGCCTCTCCGGCTCCTTCTCCTCACCCCGCGGCAGCGACGTGGCGGCCGACGACTTCGCCGACTTCCAGGCGTCGCGCCTGGGCATGGGCACGACGGCGCTGGGTGGCTCGGTGTCGGACCGATGCAGCCCGGCCGAGCGTGCCTTCCGGCAGGCCAAGGAGGACTCTGCCTCGGTCAAATCCCTGGACCTGCCCTCGCtgggcggcagcagcagcggtggcggcggcggccgCGAGGAGGACGCCCTGTCCCTGCAGCTGGACCTCAAGCTGGTGGAGGCTGGCGGAGACCTGCGCCACGGCGCGTCCGACAGCTCGCTGGACCTGCCTGGTCTCTCCGCCCACCAGCCACACGCCGCAG ATTCTGATGACCTCAAGTTTGACCCGTTCGGCacggccagcagcagcagggccagTTACGACTGGTCCGACCGGGAGGACCTCTCGTCCGGTCAGGACCGGCGGCCCCAGACCACCGCCCAGCGGCAGGAGACCACCTCCTTCGGCAGCTCGGAGAGCGTCACCCAGCCGAGTGTCCCCAAGGTGACCACCTTCCCCAGCGAGGACAGCGGCTCTAGTGGAGGGGGTGACCGCTTCGAAGCCTTCGCCCGATTCGGCACCGGCgacggaggagaagaggaggacgaCGACTTCGGTGACTTCGCCAGCACCGTGTCGGAGAAGTCCGACTCCCCTCCGGTCGCCAGCGAGacggggtcagaggtcacggcCGGCTCCGAGGGCTGGGACGAGTTTGGGGCCTTCCAGGGTGACAAGCCCAAGTTTGGCAAGCTGGACTTCCTGAAGGCCAGCTCCCAGACCAAGGTCAAGTCCAGCGAGGAGATGATCAAGAACGAGCTGGCGACCTTTGACCTCTCTGTGCAAG gctccCACAAGCGCAGCCACAGTCTGGGTGAGAAGGAGCTGGGCCCGTGTAGCGCCCCGTCTCCCGCCCCCGAGGCTCCGTTCAGGGACCGCTCCAGCACCCTCAGCGACAAGCCCACGCTGCCCGTCATCAGGGACAAGTACAAGGACCTCACCGGAGAAGTAGAG GAGAGCGAGCGCTACGCCTACGAGTGGCAGAGGTGCCTAGAGAGCGCCCTGCAG GTGATCACTACGGCCAACAACACCCTGAATGGCATCAGCAGCTCCACTGTGTGTACGGAGGTGATCCAGTCAGCACAAGGCATGGAGTACCTGCTGG GAGTGGTGGAGGTGTATCGTGTGACCAAGCGTGTGGAACTGGGCATCAAGGCTACTGCCGTGTGCTCGGAGAAGCTTCAGGAGCTGCTGAAGAACATCAACCGTGTGTGGAATAACCTCATGGGCTTCATGTCGCTCGCCAACCTCACG cCTGACGAGAGCTCTCTGGACTTCTCCTCTTGTATTCTGCGCCCTGGCATCAAGAATGCCAAGGAGCTGGCCTGTGGAGTTTGCCTGCTCAACGTGGACTCCCGCAGCaag AAGAAAGAAGAACGAGGCCCCTTGGGACGCCTGTTTAAGAGA